From Nonlabens sp. Ci31, the proteins below share one genomic window:
- a CDS encoding class I SAM-dependent methyltransferase: MNTCPLCLSVQNELLHTNSRGDKYLENYVCDNCGFIYTYPRISNDEIDNLYLKGEFSMDARKSYKPDLAKFIQTETWALERLHILEQKLPDFFSTKKKCLEIGSGASSFLWLLKSRGHLVKGIEPDTNFVNVAIDRYDIDVDTLLFDENYKSEPLDFICNFHVIEHVLDPRIFVKNMYSILKDDGLIYIECPTIDDIYTKSLDTFFWDVHVNTFSNVSLAWLLESEGFLINDLFMHRGFVGVIATKGTELKYAPDSKERVLNLIKEFYKTNSKIQIKLSLKKRVVGMLKRILDKI; this comes from the coding sequence ATGAATACTTGTCCACTTTGCCTTTCCGTCCAGAATGAATTGCTTCATACAAATTCAAGAGGAGATAAATATTTAGAGAACTATGTGTGTGATAACTGTGGTTTCATTTATACTTATCCTAGAATATCTAACGATGAGATTGATAATTTGTATTTAAAAGGTGAGTTTTCTATGGATGCTAGGAAATCTTATAAACCTGATTTAGCAAAGTTTATACAAACTGAAACTTGGGCTCTGGAAAGATTACACATCCTTGAACAAAAACTACCCGACTTTTTCTCAACTAAAAAAAAATGTCTAGAAATAGGTAGTGGTGCTAGCAGTTTCCTTTGGTTACTTAAAAGTAGAGGGCATTTAGTGAAAGGAATTGAACCAGACACAAATTTTGTAAATGTAGCAATAGATAGATATGATATTGATGTAGACACTTTGCTTTTTGATGAAAATTACAAATCGGAACCATTGGATTTTATTTGTAATTTTCATGTGATTGAACATGTCTTAGATCCTCGAATTTTTGTGAAAAATATGTACAGCATATTAAAGGATGATGGACTTATTTATATTGAGTGTCCCACAATTGATGATATATATACAAAGAGCTTAGATACCTTTTTCTGGGATGTTCATGTAAACACATTTTCTAATGTTAGTTTAGCATGGTTGTTAGAGAGTGAAGGTTTTTTAATCAATGATCTTTTCATGCACAGAGGTTTTGTAGGTGTTATAGCTACAAAAGGAACTGAATTAAAATATGCTCCAGATAGTAAAGAAAGGGTATTAAACTTAATTAAAGAGTTTTATAAGACAAATTCTAAAATTCAAATTAAATTAAGTTTAAAAAAGAGAGTAGTAGGAATGCTAAAGCGAATTCTAGATAAAATATAA
- a CDS encoding ABC transporter permease — protein MALETKIYQRGNSLSLIKLVKDSLKDLYSSRFLARQLATRDIKSQYRQSLLGVFWSFAGPLSTALVWIFLNNSGAVGLDDTGVPYALFVFCGTLLWSTLKDSINMPLAATNGAKGIMSKINFPKEALILSGVYKQLFNSLFKFILMVVLLIFYQVVPSWSLLLFPLTFLILILVGVSFGLLITPIGMLYTDVAKAISMVMGFVMYLTPVVYVIPKEGFLKVFMELNPLTPLLEVNRSILLGMDIAFLNYFMALFLIMVPVFLIALAIYRVSIPVIVERFSA, from the coding sequence ATGGCTTTAGAAACCAAGATATACCAACGAGGAAACTCCCTAAGCCTTATAAAGCTTGTAAAGGATTCTTTAAAGGACCTGTACAGTTCTCGATTTCTTGCGCGACAATTGGCTACTAGAGATATAAAATCACAATACAGACAGTCGTTACTTGGGGTCTTCTGGTCTTTTGCAGGACCACTTTCTACTGCGTTGGTTTGGATTTTTTTAAATAATTCTGGTGCTGTAGGCTTGGACGACACGGGTGTGCCTTATGCCTTATTTGTTTTTTGTGGCACCTTATTGTGGTCTACCTTAAAGGATTCTATAAATATGCCATTAGCGGCAACTAATGGAGCAAAAGGGATCATGTCAAAAATTAATTTCCCTAAAGAAGCATTGATCCTCTCAGGGGTGTATAAACAGCTTTTTAATAGTCTTTTTAAGTTTATCTTAATGGTTGTTTTATTGATTTTTTATCAGGTAGTTCCCTCTTGGTCCCTACTGCTCTTCCCACTTACTTTTTTAATACTCATACTGGTAGGAGTGAGTTTTGGACTCCTTATCACACCTATTGGAATGTTGTATACAGATGTGGCCAAAGCGATATCTATGGTCATGGGTTTTGTGATGTACCTTACTCCTGTGGTATATGTGATCCCAAAAGAGGGTTTTTTAAAAGTATTTATGGAACTCAACCCATTAACACCTTTATTAGAAGTGAATCGCAGTATATTGCTAGGTATGGATATAGCCTTTTTAAATTATTTTATGGCATTGTTCCTTATTATGGTACCGGTGTTTTTAATCGCACTGGCCATCTATAGGGTTTCTATTCCAGTAATTGTAGAACGTTTTAGCGCATAA
- a CDS encoding polysaccharide pyruvyl transferase family protein has translation MKIMNKIWRRFKKLVKPIALSKKPEELQQIISYSKNETPLTLVHVSAFNYGNAGDVLLPIVLQDTWQHEFGKIDWINQKVYSEVDIELVNRINESNGVVIGGGGLFLRDTNPNEISGWQWPCSIEMLNQIKVPVILYAVGYNRFRGQEEFEPFFTENICAFAEKATYIGLRNYGSINAIENYLPERLHNKLRFQPCMTTFIAQLYPNEFNYDDKQNFIAFNAAFDRSHLRFGEKIGDILSKTAQVLKELSIIIPIKFYSHLPSDDAIIPFLQSYEVPFELVNLHQKHPKEIIEAYVRPKLVIGMRGHAQMIPFGCKTPILSIVSHDKLQWFLDDIGKPEWAVDVLSTWYKDELKSKALDVLSKTMEIKTFINEKQKELYQISIKNVSDSITEIKHKTL, from the coding sequence ATGAAAATAATGAATAAGATATGGAGAAGGTTTAAAAAGCTGGTCAAGCCAATAGCATTATCTAAAAAACCTGAAGAGTTACAACAAATAATCAGTTATTCTAAAAACGAAACCCCTTTAACTTTAGTTCATGTTTCTGCATTCAACTACGGGAATGCAGGAGATGTTTTATTACCTATTGTTTTACAAGACACTTGGCAGCATGAATTTGGAAAAATAGATTGGATTAATCAAAAGGTTTATTCTGAAGTTGATATAGAATTAGTTAATAGAATAAACGAATCTAATGGTGTAGTAATTGGCGGTGGCGGCTTATTTTTAAGAGACACAAATCCTAATGAAATTAGTGGTTGGCAATGGCCGTGCTCTATTGAGATGTTAAATCAAATTAAAGTTCCTGTTATTCTATATGCGGTAGGATATAATCGATTTAGGGGACAGGAAGAGTTTGAACCATTCTTCACTGAAAACATCTGTGCATTTGCAGAAAAAGCAACTTACATAGGATTAAGAAACTATGGTAGTATTAATGCTATTGAAAACTACCTGCCAGAGCGTTTACATAATAAATTAAGGTTCCAGCCATGTATGACAACATTTATAGCACAACTATATCCGAATGAGTTCAACTATGATGATAAGCAAAATTTTATAGCATTTAACGCAGCTTTTGACAGATCTCATCTTAGATTTGGTGAAAAAATAGGCGATATTTTATCAAAAACGGCTCAGGTTTTAAAAGAGCTTTCCATAATAATTCCTATTAAATTTTATAGTCACCTTCCGTCTGATGACGCTATTATACCGTTTTTACAAAGTTATGAAGTACCGTTTGAATTAGTTAACCTTCACCAAAAGCACCCAAAAGAGATTATTGAAGCATATGTGCGTCCTAAACTAGTGATTGGAATGAGAGGTCATGCTCAAATGATTCCTTTCGGTTGTAAAACTCCTATTCTATCTATTGTTTCTCATGATAAGTTACAATGGTTTTTAGATGATATAGGGAAACCAGAATGGGCAGTTGACGTATTGTCTACTTGGTATAAAGATGAGTTGAAGAGCAAAGCTCTAGATGTACTATCTAAAACCATGGAGATTAAAACATTTATTAATGAAAAGCAAAAGGAATTATATCAGATTTCTATTAAGAATGTTAGTGATTCAATTACTGAAATTAAACATAAAACCCTTTGA
- the cysD gene encoding sulfate adenylyltransferase subunit CysD, with translation MNKFYLDYLQELESEAIYVIREVWAQFEKPVILFSGGKDSIVLTHLAQKAFYPARIPFKLMHVDTGHNFPETIAFRDAITKEKNVEMIVASVQESIDTGRVQEEKGKNATRNALQTTTLLDAIETHRVDCAIGGARRDEEKARAKERFFSHRDDFGQWDPKNQRPELWNILNGNHYQGEHFRASPISNWTEMDVWNYIQREQIAIPSLYLAHEREVVWLNDAWIPNSEHLTQVHPSDVVTKKIRFRTLGDITITGGMESDADTIEKIILEVAALKQTERGNRSDDKRSETAMEDRKKQGYF, from the coding sequence ATGAATAAGTTTTACTTAGATTATTTACAAGAATTAGAGTCAGAAGCTATTTATGTGATCAGAGAAGTCTGGGCACAATTTGAAAAACCAGTCATCTTATTTAGCGGTGGAAAAGACAGTATTGTGCTGACACATTTGGCTCAAAAGGCTTTTTACCCAGCGAGAATCCCTTTTAAGTTGATGCATGTAGATACCGGTCATAATTTTCCTGAAACCATCGCTTTTAGAGATGCAATAACCAAAGAAAAGAATGTGGAGATGATTGTGGCTAGCGTTCAAGAATCTATTGATACCGGACGGGTACAAGAAGAGAAAGGAAAAAATGCGACCAGAAACGCTTTGCAAACCACCACACTACTGGATGCCATAGAAACCCATCGGGTGGATTGCGCTATAGGCGGTGCGAGAAGAGATGAAGAAAAGGCCAGAGCCAAAGAACGTTTCTTTTCCCATAGAGATGATTTCGGTCAGTGGGATCCTAAAAATCAACGACCAGAACTTTGGAACATCCTCAACGGGAACCACTACCAAGGAGAACATTTTAGAGCTTCCCCCATCAGCAACTGGACAGAAATGGATGTCTGGAATTACATTCAAAGAGAACAGATTGCTATTCCTAGTTTGTATTTGGCCCATGAACGGGAAGTGGTTTGGTTAAACGATGCTTGGATTCCAAATTCAGAACATTTAACTCAGGTACACCCTAGCGATGTGGTGACTAAGAAAATAAGATTTAGAACCTTGGGGGATATCACCATCACAGGAGGTATGGAGTCTGATGCAGATACCATAGAAAAAATCATTTTAGAAGTCGCTGCTTTAAAGCAAACCGAAAGAGGGAACCGCAGTGACGATAAAAGGTCCGAGACCGCGATGGAAGACAGAAAGAAACAAGGTTATTTTTAG
- a CDS encoding polysaccharide ABC transporter ATP-binding protein, which translates to MEGEVLIKVEGLSKKFAKTLKKSLKYGAYDLVANLRGRKPSTALRPEEFWALQDINFEVRRGECLGLIGHNGAGKSTLLKILNGLINPDQGKVTMKGRVSALIELGAGFNPIMTGRENIYNNGAVLGFSREEINRKVEEIIDFSEIREFIDMPVQNYSSGMKVRLGFAVAAQMEPDILIIDEVLAVGDVGFRIKCMNKIADIQKNCAIILVSHSMPQIARICNRGILLDKGKTFLISKSVGQLVEEYYLRFADNYKSNEINPYGAEVLDLKVNDLEIENDESSIVLSRGEEVELSFKLKCPIDIENFSVHLPITDEQMVHVALTTSLENLGVSKNFGEKIMVRCKIPAFFTNGKFYVGITVVETDLNNGHFNIGRTIYKKENCFKFFVKDAPLTTSVPILLNANFKID; encoded by the coding sequence ATGGAAGGAGAAGTACTGATAAAAGTTGAAGGATTATCAAAAAAGTTTGCTAAAACGCTTAAAAAGAGTCTTAAATATGGAGCATATGACCTTGTGGCTAATTTAAGGGGGCGCAAGCCCAGTACAGCATTGCGCCCGGAGGAGTTTTGGGCATTACAAGACATTAATTTTGAGGTAAGACGTGGCGAGTGCTTAGGACTTATAGGTCATAATGGCGCCGGGAAATCAACTCTGTTAAAAATACTCAATGGCTTGATCAATCCAGATCAAGGTAAAGTGACTATGAAAGGTAGAGTTAGTGCTTTGATAGAGTTAGGTGCAGGCTTTAATCCCATCATGACCGGTAGAGAGAACATTTATAATAATGGAGCGGTACTCGGGTTTTCTAGAGAGGAGATAAACCGTAAAGTAGAAGAAATCATCGATTTTTCTGAAATACGAGAGTTTATCGACATGCCGGTACAAAATTACAGTTCTGGAATGAAAGTGCGACTAGGCTTTGCAGTAGCGGCACAGATGGAACCGGATATATTGATTATTGATGAGGTGCTGGCTGTAGGGGATGTAGGGTTCAGGATTAAATGTATGAACAAAATTGCTGATATTCAGAAAAACTGTGCCATCATTTTGGTTTCTCATTCTATGCCTCAAATTGCGCGAATTTGTAACCGTGGAATTCTACTAGATAAAGGAAAAACCTTTTTAATATCAAAGAGTGTAGGTCAACTTGTTGAAGAATATTATTTAAGATTTGCAGATAATTATAAATCAAATGAGATAAATCCTTATGGCGCAGAGGTTCTCGATTTAAAAGTAAATGACTTGGAAATTGAAAATGACGAATCATCTATAGTATTATCTAGAGGAGAAGAAGTTGAGTTAAGTTTTAAACTGAAATGTCCAATAGATATAGAAAACTTTTCTGTTCACCTTCCCATTACAGATGAACAAATGGTACACGTAGCATTAACTACCTCACTTGAAAATCTAGGTGTAAGCAAGAATTTTGGTGAGAAAATTATGGTTAGATGTAAAATACCGGCATTTTTTACAAATGGTAAATTTTATGTAGGAATTACTGTTGTTGAAACTGATTTGAATAATGGTCATTTTAATATAGGTAGAACGATTTACAAAAAGGAGAATTGTTTTAAATTTTTTGTAAAAGATGCACCTCTAACCACGTCTGTTCCTATATTATTAAACGCTAATTTTAAAATAGACTGA
- a CDS encoding exopolysaccharide transport family protein, with product MEEEEKEVNSLAGIFDIRQFALNLLKLWWLFLLCIGIAFGYAYYKNQFIQTIYNASSLISIKDNSNPLFTSNTSLTFNWGGTTDKVTTAIVQFKSRTHAEQVVDELQYYTNYIKEGDYYNTDAYKQTPFFVYADTNKAQLYGRYFRIKVLDQERFELSTNFPNATAGGYHYGEKRSQSLKVPQGNWKQQFKFGDSIQLPFLNALIEKRGANIATGGEWLFNFGNYWGTVNRYKNIAIRPAPEGSSILLLSLSGGNKQRLIDYINTSSVILERGELERKNKFAVSTINYIDSSLVLQEKALQKSEQDLEDFKDKSQVLDALTQNSDFNKRLSEFEILERGIQNKLNYYDNLKSYLKNKTDYTVIQAPSVVGIEEGSISGAVSRLIALSEERKKREFAMRPDAPVFREIDRDINAIKEVIYENIKSSNSLLNRELNRLYAQINEVEAQIKKLPKEQQEFLRIQRQFDLDKNAYNVYMSRKAEAELIKAANVSDVYVIDEAKDTGGGGTRRDSNINYLIALLVGLAIPIALAFVLTILDNFVHTPKDIEKLSPIPVIGVVGKMNHPTNLIVKDKPKSTIAESFRGIRSSLHFIYNQESLYGSRTIMVTSSVSGEGKTFASINLASVFALSGKRTLLIGLDLRKPKIFDDFGVDNDLGVSNFLVNDCSLKDIVRPTGIEHLDIVLSGPVPPNPSELIMSKRAGEMIEQFKKDYDYIILDTPPLGLVADALEIAKYADATLYLVRQGYTKKGMLDVVNEKYKRGEIKNLSFVFNYFNDRGKYGYGYGYGYGYGYGAYGNGYHEDEKNAGVMIRIKKIIKGIIKPR from the coding sequence ATGGAAGAAGAAGAAAAAGAAGTCAATTCCTTAGCTGGAATATTTGATATCCGACAGTTTGCACTCAACCTGCTTAAGTTGTGGTGGTTGTTCCTTTTATGTATAGGTATCGCCTTCGGCTACGCCTACTATAAGAATCAGTTTATACAGACTATTTATAATGCCAGTTCTTTAATCAGTATCAAGGACAATTCCAACCCACTATTTACCAGCAATACCAGCCTGACTTTTAATTGGGGAGGAACTACCGATAAAGTAACTACAGCTATTGTACAATTCAAGTCCAGGACCCATGCCGAGCAAGTGGTGGATGAATTGCAGTATTACACCAATTATATCAAAGAAGGGGATTACTACAATACAGATGCCTATAAGCAAACACCTTTTTTTGTGTATGCTGATACCAATAAAGCCCAGCTTTACGGCAGGTATTTTAGGATCAAAGTGCTGGATCAAGAACGTTTTGAACTTTCGACTAATTTTCCAAATGCAACCGCTGGAGGCTATCATTATGGGGAGAAAAGAAGCCAAAGCCTAAAGGTTCCTCAAGGCAATTGGAAACAGCAATTCAAATTTGGAGACTCCATACAATTGCCATTCTTAAATGCGCTGATCGAAAAACGTGGAGCAAATATCGCTACAGGAGGAGAATGGTTGTTTAATTTTGGAAATTATTGGGGAACGGTGAATCGGTATAAAAATATTGCTATCAGACCAGCTCCTGAAGGTTCTTCTATATTGCTTTTAAGCCTAAGCGGCGGTAACAAACAACGATTGATCGATTACATCAATACCAGCTCTGTCATTCTAGAAAGAGGAGAGCTGGAGCGTAAAAATAAGTTTGCCGTCAGTACGATCAATTACATCGATAGCTCTTTGGTCCTACAGGAAAAAGCGTTGCAAAAATCTGAACAAGACCTGGAGGATTTTAAAGATAAATCCCAGGTGCTCGATGCGTTGACGCAAAATTCTGATTTTAATAAGCGGTTGTCCGAGTTTGAAATCTTAGAACGGGGGATTCAAAATAAGTTGAATTATTATGATAATTTAAAATCTTACCTTAAAAATAAAACGGACTATACGGTGATTCAAGCACCATCGGTAGTAGGAATAGAAGAAGGTAGTATTTCTGGAGCCGTGTCACGATTGATCGCTCTTTCTGAAGAACGCAAAAAAAGAGAATTTGCCATGCGACCAGACGCGCCGGTATTTAGAGAAATTGATCGGGATATCAACGCTATCAAAGAGGTGATCTATGAAAATATCAAAAGCTCCAACAGCTTGCTTAATAGGGAACTGAATAGGTTGTATGCTCAGATCAATGAAGTGGAGGCCCAAATTAAAAAATTACCAAAAGAACAACAAGAATTTTTAAGAATACAACGACAATTCGATCTGGATAAAAATGCCTATAATGTGTATATGTCTAGAAAAGCGGAGGCAGAGCTGATCAAAGCGGCTAACGTGTCTGATGTGTATGTGATTGATGAAGCAAAGGATACCGGTGGCGGGGGTACACGTCGGGATTCTAATATCAATTATTTGATTGCCTTACTGGTAGGTCTAGCGATTCCTATTGCATTGGCATTTGTGCTGACCATTTTGGATAATTTTGTTCACACTCCTAAGGATATTGAAAAATTATCTCCCATACCCGTCATAGGGGTGGTCGGTAAAATGAACCATCCTACCAATCTTATCGTAAAGGACAAACCCAAATCTACCATAGCCGAATCTTTTAGAGGCATACGTTCTAGTTTGCATTTTATATACAATCAAGAGTCGCTCTATGGATCACGTACCATCATGGTGACCAGTAGTGTGAGTGGAGAAGGAAAAACCTTTGCCAGTATCAATTTGGCTTCGGTTTTTGCGTTAAGCGGCAAACGTACTTTATTGATCGGACTGGACTTAAGAAAACCTAAGATTTTTGACGATTTTGGGGTGGATAACGATCTAGGAGTGTCTAATTTTTTAGTAAATGATTGTAGTTTAAAGGATATCGTACGTCCTACAGGAATAGAACATCTGGATATTGTTCTTTCCGGTCCGGTACCGCCCAACCCCAGCGAATTGATCATGTCCAAACGCGCAGGAGAGATGATTGAGCAGTTTAAAAAAGATTACGATTACATCATTTTAGACACACCTCCTTTGGGTCTGGTAGCAGATGCGTTAGAGATTGCCAAATATGCAGATGCGACCCTGTATTTGGTGCGCCAAGGCTATACCAAGAAAGGGATGCTGGATGTGGTCAATGAAAAATACAAACGTGGGGAGATCAAAAACCTAAGTTTTGTATTCAATTACTTTAACGATCGTGGTAAATATGGCTATGGTTATGGCTATGGTTATGGTTACGGTTATGGCGCTTATGGTAATGGGTATCATGAAGATGAGAAGAATGCTGGTGTTATGATAAGAATTAAAAAAATAATCAAAGGAATTATAAAGCCAAGATAA
- a CDS encoding polysaccharide biosynthesis/export family protein, translating into MRKLLGLILLFLLLLASSFVPTRKITYLQESKSNLNDSLITIRKMQPPYRLQVNDVLSIQIKAPLDPDLVKMFNITNAAGGGAQGGGLYFTGYSLDQHGDIRIPQLGKIKALGMTVEELRELIEKRLVNEYFKENANLFVTVKLDGLRYTMVGEVGGTGQKTIYRDQVSIVEAIADGGGVPITGDLTAVKIVRQYPDGVRTHELDLTTIDVVYSPYYYIQPNDMIVVSPLPQKALGTGTTGLASFTTVISIFTTLVTTLLFFTRL; encoded by the coding sequence ATGAGAAAGCTGTTAGGCCTAATCCTTCTTTTTTTATTGTTGCTCGCTAGTTCCTTCGTACCTACTCGTAAAATCACTTACTTACAGGAGTCTAAATCTAACTTAAACGACTCCTTAATCACCATAAGAAAGATGCAACCGCCTTATCGTTTGCAGGTGAATGACGTGCTTTCCATTCAAATAAAAGCACCTCTTGATCCAGATCTAGTTAAGATGTTCAACATAACAAATGCTGCAGGTGGTGGTGCACAAGGCGGGGGGCTTTACTTTACAGGCTATTCCCTAGATCAACACGGTGATATACGCATACCACAATTGGGTAAAATAAAAGCTTTAGGGATGACGGTGGAAGAGTTGAGAGAATTGATTGAAAAACGACTGGTCAATGAATATTTTAAAGAAAATGCCAATCTTTTTGTTACTGTTAAACTCGACGGACTTCGATATACCATGGTAGGAGAAGTAGGTGGTACGGGACAAAAAACCATCTATAGAGACCAAGTGAGTATTGTAGAAGCTATCGCAGACGGCGGTGGGGTGCCGATTACTGGTGATTTAACGGCAGTGAAGATCGTTCGTCAATACCCGGACGGTGTGCGCACCCATGAACTGGATTTGACCACTATAGACGTGGTGTATTCGCCTTATTATTACATACAACCTAACGACATGATAGTGGTGAGTCCCCTACCTCAAAAAGCTTTGGGAACAGGAACTACAGGCCTAGCCTCATTCACCACTGTTATTTCGATATTTACTACATTAGTCACCACATTATTATTCTTTACACGTTTATAA
- a CDS encoding polysaccharide pyruvyl transferase family protein — MKRSLKVILMGKKIRLYWWSEIFIQKKPQENYGDLLGAYLVERISGKKVQWVRVPKFNFLNYFQPLYVTIGSVLAHINSYCIVWGSGINFKEEPIAAATFLAVRGPLSRKRILELGYDCPEVYGDPALLLPLYFNPVVEKRYALGIIPHINDLQQVKEWYRDETQINIIDFNTNTIEETTKEILSCEQIISSSLHGVIVAHAYGIPGVQVCFSDRIFGDGVKYHDYFLSVGLDTYLPEPMHSAVSLEEGVSIVKKHTNKLPKESNIRNLQQGLIAVCPFKTTDV; from the coding sequence ATGAAACGAAGTCTAAAAGTAATTTTAATGGGTAAAAAGATACGATTGTACTGGTGGAGCGAGATTTTTATCCAAAAAAAGCCTCAAGAAAACTACGGAGATTTGTTGGGTGCGTATTTAGTAGAGCGTATATCGGGTAAAAAAGTGCAATGGGTGCGAGTTCCTAAATTTAATTTTCTCAATTATTTCCAACCGCTTTATGTGACTATAGGAAGTGTGCTTGCTCATATCAATAGCTACTGCATCGTCTGGGGCAGCGGGATCAATTTTAAAGAGGAGCCCATTGCTGCTGCTACCTTCTTGGCAGTTAGAGGTCCGCTTTCGCGAAAGCGGATCCTAGAATTAGGTTATGACTGTCCAGAAGTTTATGGGGATCCAGCATTGTTGTTGCCTTTGTATTTCAATCCAGTAGTAGAAAAGCGTTATGCTTTAGGTATTATCCCTCACATCAATGACCTTCAACAAGTGAAAGAATGGTACCGAGACGAAACTCAGATCAACATCATTGATTTTAACACCAATACTATTGAAGAGACCACCAAAGAAATACTTTCTTGTGAACAAATAATATCTTCTTCTTTACATGGGGTGATTGTAGCACATGCTTATGGGATTCCTGGCGTACAAGTTTGTTTTTCAGATCGTATATTTGGCGACGGAGTGAAGTACCATGATTATTTTTTATCTGTAGGATTAGACACCTATTTACCAGAACCAATGCATAGCGCAGTTTCTTTAGAAGAAGGTGTTTCTATAGTTAAAAAACACACCAACAAATTACCAAAAGAATCGAATATTAGGAATCTACAACAAGGCTTAATCGCTGTATGTCCTTTTAAAACCACAGATGTATGA
- a CDS encoding sulfate adenylyltransferase subunit 1: MNIDNNQLLRFTTAGSVDDGKSTLIGRLLYDSKSIFQDQINAVENSSKQKGLESIDLAMFTDGLRDEREQGITIDVAYRYFTTPKRKFIIADTPGHIQYTRNMVTGASTANVALILIDARHGVIEQTRRHAFIASLLNIPHIIVCVNKMDLVDYDEQVYNKILRDFEEFASKMLTRDITFIPMSALDGDNVVHRSEHMSWFQGAPLLYTLETLHISSDLNKLDFRFPVQTVIRPQLKGFEDYRGYAGRLSSGVVRKGDEITALPSGFTSKVASIHLGDQEVDEAFAPMSVAITLVDDIDVARGDMLVRSNNVPELSQEFDIMMCWLHDQPSLPRKKYKIMHANNEQVCIIKDKVYKIDIQSLKRMDTPEEFQMNEIGRVTLKISKALMIDRYRENRMTGSVILVDEQTHETIAAGMIVEVRVLVTEFLNR, translated from the coding sequence ATGAATATAGATAATAACCAATTATTAAGATTTACGACGGCAGGAAGTGTAGATGACGGAAAGAGCACTTTGATCGGTAGGCTGTTGTACGATTCCAAATCTATTTTTCAAGACCAGATCAACGCAGTAGAAAATAGCAGCAAGCAAAAAGGGCTAGAATCTATTGACCTCGCCATGTTTACTGATGGTCTGAGAGATGAAAGAGAACAAGGCATTACTATAGATGTGGCGTACCGATACTTTACCACGCCCAAAAGAAAGTTTATCATAGCAGACACTCCCGGACATATCCAATACACCAGGAATATGGTGACTGGAGCCTCCACGGCAAATGTAGCCTTGATTCTTATCGATGCCCGACATGGGGTGATCGAGCAAACCAGAAGACATGCCTTTATTGCCAGTTTATTAAACATCCCTCACATTATTGTATGTGTGAATAAAATGGATTTGGTGGATTACGATGAGCAGGTGTATAACAAGATCCTAAGAGACTTTGAAGAATTCGCTTCAAAAATGTTGACTAGGGATATTACTTTTATTCCTATGAGTGCTTTAGATGGGGATAATGTGGTCCACCGCTCTGAACACATGAGTTGGTTCCAAGGAGCGCCCTTGTTGTATACATTAGAGACCCTACATATTAGTAGTGATTTGAATAAATTGGATTTTCGTTTTCCCGTACAAACGGTGATCAGGCCTCAATTAAAAGGATTTGAAGATTACAGAGGCTATGCCGGTAGATTGAGCAGTGGTGTGGTCAGAAAAGGAGACGAGATCACCGCACTTCCTTCTGGGTTTACTTCAAAAGTAGCCAGCATTCATTTAGGAGATCAAGAAGTAGACGAAGCTTTTGCTCCTATGTCTGTTGCGATCACTTTAGTAGATGATATTGATGTGGCGAGAGGAGACATGCTCGTACGTTCTAATAATGTACCCGAGCTCTCACAAGAATTTGACATCATGATGTGTTGGCTCCACGACCAACCTTCTTTGCCTAGGAAAAAATATAAAATCATGCATGCTAATAACGAACAAGTTTGTATTATCAAGGATAAGGTCTATAAAATTGATATCCAAAGCCTCAAACGAATGGATACGCCAGAGGAATTTCAAATGAATGAGATAGGGCGTGTGACTCTTAAAATCAGCAAGGCGCTTATGATTGACCGGTATAGAGAAAATAGAATGACGGGAAGTGTGATTCTCGTAGATGAGCAAACCCATGAAACCATAGCTGCGGGGATGATCGTTGAGGTAAGGGTCTTAGTTACGGAGTTTTTGAATCGTTGA